From one Mytilus edulis chromosome 1, xbMytEdul2.2, whole genome shotgun sequence genomic stretch:
- the LOC139500709 gene encoding uncharacterized protein, whose translation MIENVQRRATKQLPGLNNLTYSERLQKLKLPSLNFRRVRGDMIELYKILNGQYDKEAAQFVKLWKDMTTRTGVRGNSLKIFPQRARTELRRNAFALRVVRKWNTLPEIIVTSPTTNTFKNRLEKYLKNQTMVYEDYKSKITESREDLDIAETDEEEL comes from the coding sequence atgattgagaATGTACAGCGCCGGGCAACTAAACAGCTACCCGGATTAAATAATTTAACATACTCAGAAAgactgcaaaaattaaaactaccGTCTCTAAATTTTAGACGGGTCCGAGGTGACATGATTGAATTATATAAAATACTGAACGGACAATATGATAAAGAGGCGGCACAATTTGTTAAATTATGGAAGGATATGACTACACGAACAGGGGTACGCGGcaatagtttaaaaatatttccaCAGAGAGCAAGAACAGAATTAAGGAGGAATGCCTTTGCTCTACGAGTAGTGAGAAAATGGAATACACTACCCGAAATTATAGTGACATCACCAACCACAAATACATTTAAGAATAGACTAGAGAAATACTTGAAGAACCAAACAATGGTGTACGAAGACTATAAATCAAAAATCACCGAAAGTAGAGAAGATTTAGATATAGCAGAGACTGATGAAGAGGAACTTTAG